Proteins from one Trichoplusia ni isolate ovarian cell line Hi5 chromosome 9, tn1, whole genome shotgun sequence genomic window:
- the LOC113497792 gene encoding 60S ribosomal protein L9 — MKQIVANQKVKIPDGLTVHVKSRLVTVKGPRGVLKRNFKHLAVDIRMVNPRLLKVEKWFGSKKELAAVRTVCSHVENMIKGVTKGFQYKMRAVYAHFPINCVTTEGNSVIEIRNFLGEKYIRRVKMAPGVTVVNSPKQKDELIIEGNSLEDVSSSAALIQQSTTVKNKDIRKFLDGLYVSEKTTVVLDEI, encoded by the exons ATGAAGCAAATAGTTGCGAACCAAAAGGTGAAGATCCCTGATGGGCTCACTGTACACGTTAAATCGCGGTTGGTGACAGTGAAAGGACCGCGCGGAGTGTTGAAAAGGAACTTCAAGCACTTGGCTGTTGACATTCGCATGGTGAACCCTCGCCTCCTGAAGGTAGAGAAATGGTTCGGTTCCAAGAAGGAACTTGCCGCAGTCAGGACAGTCTGCTCACACGTTGAGAACATGATCAAAG GTGTGACCAAGGGATTCCAGTACAAAATGCGCGCTGTATACGCTCACTTCCCCATCAACTGCGTCACCACTGAGGGCAACAGCGTCATTGAAATCCGTAATTTCCTTGGCGAGAAATACATCAGAAGGGTAAAGATGGCACCTGGTGTGACCGTCGTCAACTCCCCGAAACAGAAGGATGAGCTGATCATTGAAGGCAATTCCTTGGAAGATGTCTCCAGCTCAGCTGCCCTCATCCAACAGTCTACCACAGTCAAAAACAAGGACATCAGAAAGTTCTTAGACGGTTTATACGTGTCTGAGAAGACCACCGTTGTACTTGATGAGATATAA